A single genomic interval of Microbacterium sp. BLY harbors:
- a CDS encoding LysR family transcriptional regulator, whose translation MDAAKRPRADDLLVLLAVARTGRYTSAAAHLGLDHTTVARRIAALEDALGGRVVAQSASGWELTDLGRTAAETGGRIEAALSQLDSAPGETPDPIAGVVRMSATDGFSAYIAAPAIAELRRAHPRLTVEIVAATRRAAEHRAGLDLEVVVGAPQTRRAQAVQLGTYTLGMYAARDYLDRTGTPASRAEVEQHRLVYFVDSMLQVDALDLPRRLVPGMQDGLTSTNVFVHVEATRAGAGIGLLPCFAADRHPDLVRLLPEVFAEKLPYFMVARPESLRLPAVAALADALRSRTRAAKAMLDGVG comes from the coding sequence ATGGATGCGGCGAAGAGGCCTCGAGCCGACGATCTGCTCGTACTGCTCGCGGTCGCCCGCACCGGCCGGTACACCAGCGCCGCCGCGCACCTGGGCCTCGACCACACGACCGTCGCGCGCCGCATCGCCGCGCTGGAGGACGCGCTCGGCGGACGGGTCGTCGCGCAGTCCGCGTCCGGATGGGAGCTCACCGACCTCGGGCGCACCGCCGCCGAGACCGGGGGACGCATCGAGGCGGCGCTGTCCCAGCTCGACTCCGCACCCGGCGAGACGCCGGACCCGATCGCGGGCGTCGTCCGCATGTCCGCCACCGACGGGTTCAGTGCGTACATCGCCGCCCCCGCGATCGCAGAGCTGCGCCGCGCGCACCCGCGGCTGACCGTCGAGATCGTCGCCGCCACACGAAGAGCCGCCGAGCACCGCGCCGGGCTCGACCTGGAGGTGGTCGTGGGCGCCCCGCAGACCCGCCGCGCGCAGGCCGTGCAGCTCGGCACGTACACGCTCGGCATGTACGCCGCGCGGGACTACCTCGACCGCACCGGCACCCCGGCATCGCGCGCCGAGGTGGAGCAGCACCGCCTCGTGTACTTCGTCGACTCGATGCTCCAGGTGGACGCGCTCGACCTCCCCCGCCGGCTCGTCCCCGGCATGCAGGACGGCCTCACCTCCACCAACGTCTTCGTGCACGTCGAAGCCACCCGCGCGGGCGCCGGGATCGGTCTGCTGCCGTGCTTCGCGGCCGACCGGCACCCGGACCTGGTGCGTCTGCTGCCCGAGGTCTTCGCCGAGAAGCTGCCGTACTTCATGGTCGCCCGCCCCGAGTCGCTGCGTCTGCCGGCGGTCGCCGCCCTCGCCGATGCCCTCCGCTCCCGCACGCGGGCCGCGAAGGCCATGCTCGACGGCGTCGGCTGA
- a CDS encoding MFS transporter, producing MTAPTRASGHPAAPSSSKLRRVVVASMAGTVVEWYEFFLYATAASLVFGTYFFPATGSPLDGIIAAFVTYAVGFIARPLGGIVFGQIGDRFGRKPTLQATIIIVGAATFLMGCLPGFQSIGYWAPAMLVALRFIQGFAVGGEWGGAVLLVAEQSPDRSRAFWSSWPQAAVPVGNLLATLVLLVSSWAMSSAAFLEWGWRIAFWLSAVIVLVGYYIRRNVEEAPIFLEAKAQVEAEKATSYGVVEVLRRYPVGIVQAMGLRFAENIVYYIVVSFTIVYLKTVHEYDTSQLLLALLIAHVVHFAIIPQAGRLADRWGRKPVYLTGAVLSATWAFFAFPMFDTLNPALIVLAVTIGLCFHAFMYAPQPAVMAELFPTRMRYSGVSLGSQVTAILAGSLAPILAIQWLRDFGSWLPIALYIVFACIVTAIAVLSLRETKGASLQAIDDADAARMNARAATASAG from the coding sequence ATGACCGCCCCCACCCGCGCCTCCGGTCACCCCGCCGCCCCGTCCTCCTCGAAGCTCAGGCGCGTCGTCGTCGCCTCCATGGCCGGCACCGTGGTCGAGTGGTACGAGTTCTTCCTCTATGCGACCGCCGCCAGCCTCGTCTTCGGCACCTACTTCTTCCCGGCCACCGGATCGCCGCTCGACGGCATCATCGCCGCTTTCGTGACGTATGCGGTCGGCTTCATCGCGCGGCCGCTCGGCGGCATCGTCTTCGGTCAGATCGGGGACCGTTTCGGCCGCAAGCCCACGCTCCAGGCGACGATCATCATCGTCGGTGCCGCGACGTTCCTCATGGGGTGCCTCCCCGGATTCCAGAGCATCGGCTACTGGGCGCCTGCGATGCTCGTCGCGCTGCGGTTCATCCAGGGCTTCGCTGTCGGCGGCGAGTGGGGCGGTGCCGTCCTCCTCGTCGCGGAGCAGAGTCCCGACCGGTCCCGGGCGTTCTGGTCCAGCTGGCCGCAGGCGGCGGTCCCCGTCGGCAACCTCCTCGCCACGCTCGTGCTCCTCGTGAGCTCGTGGGCGATGAGCTCGGCGGCGTTCCTGGAGTGGGGCTGGCGCATCGCGTTCTGGCTCTCCGCGGTGATCGTCCTCGTCGGCTACTACATCCGCCGGAACGTCGAGGAGGCACCGATCTTCCTCGAGGCGAAGGCGCAGGTCGAGGCCGAGAAGGCGACGTCCTACGGCGTGGTCGAGGTGCTGCGCCGGTACCCCGTCGGGATCGTGCAGGCGATGGGGCTCCGCTTCGCCGAGAACATCGTGTACTACATCGTCGTCAGCTTCACGATCGTGTACTTGAAGACCGTTCACGAGTACGACACCAGCCAGCTGCTGCTCGCTCTGCTCATCGCGCACGTCGTGCACTTCGCGATCATCCCGCAGGCGGGGCGGCTCGCCGACCGCTGGGGCCGCAAGCCGGTGTACCTGACCGGTGCGGTCCTCAGCGCCACCTGGGCCTTCTTCGCCTTCCCGATGTTCGACACCCTGAATCCGGCGCTCATCGTGCTCGCCGTCACCATCGGCCTCTGCTTCCACGCGTTCATGTACGCGCCGCAGCCCGCGGTCATGGCCGAACTCTTCCCGACGCGGATGCGGTACTCCGGCGTCTCGCTGGGGTCGCAGGTCACCGCGATCCTCGCCGGGTCGCTGGCACCGATCCTCGCCATCCAGTGGCTCCGGGACTTCGGCTCCTGGCTGCCGATCGCGCTCTACATCGTGTTCGCCTGCATCGTCACGGCGATCGCCGTGCTCTCGCTGCGGGAGACGAAGGGGGCGTCGCTCCAGGCGATCGACGACGCGGACGCCGCCCGCATGAACGCCCGTGCGGCGACGGCGAGTGCCGGATGA
- a CDS encoding DUF779 domain-containing protein, with product MNDSSVPDRVAVTEAAAALVRELTAQHGPLMFHQSGGCCDGSAPMCYPVGMFLTGPGDVLLGTIDVGLDDPVEVFMSAAQFEYWKYTHLTIDVVPGRGAGFSVEGPTGMRFLIRSRMLDAAELAGLGLA from the coding sequence ATGAACGACTCGTCCGTTCCCGATCGGGTCGCGGTGACGGAGGCGGCCGCCGCCCTCGTCCGCGAGCTCACCGCGCAGCACGGCCCGCTCATGTTCCACCAATCCGGCGGCTGCTGCGACGGCTCGGCGCCCATGTGCTATCCGGTGGGGATGTTCCTCACCGGTCCGGGCGATGTGCTCCTCGGCACCATCGACGTCGGGCTCGACGATCCGGTCGAGGTCTTCATGTCGGCGGCGCAGTTCGAGTACTGGAAGTACACGCATCTGACGATCGACGTCGTCCCCGGCCGCGGTGCCGGGTTCAGCGTCGAGGGGCCGACGGGCATGCGCTTCCTGATCCGGTCGCGGATGCTCGACGCGGCAGAGCTGGCCGGCCTCGGGCTGGCCTGA
- a CDS encoding GAF domain-containing protein → MSATWHDPREASPTASRLLVERAHEELIAGNLDDHRLREVRPLVRESWERSWRGRVGPEGLPPLDLHEDELDAYRLAHPLASAMDMIRALLLPGDPDDSGVVIAVGDQAGRLLWIEGDAQLRSLTEGMGFVAGANWAEDAVGTSAPGTALALERSVQIRGAEHYNRLVHPWSCSAAPVRDPETQRVLGVIDITGGPEVVTPQARLLVDATARAVESELLVARLRGRAEPPARRPPGRPPAAPTARARLHVLGRDRARLETASAHGESVTELSARHAAILLMLVVHRQGLSADRLAELVYGPGVSPDTLRPEMVRLRRVLDRAAPDLVPESRPYRLPVPIETDAHDVLSLLDRGAHRVALTAYRGPVLPESASPGVEDFRDSVRAALREVMLSGASLDVLLAYADTPEGSEDAEVLRLALEMLPARSPRRAGLVTRIERLS, encoded by the coding sequence GTGTCTGCGACGTGGCATGATCCGCGGGAGGCGTCGCCGACGGCGTCTCGCCTCCTCGTCGAACGTGCCCACGAGGAGCTCATCGCCGGCAACCTCGACGACCATCGCCTCCGTGAGGTGCGTCCCCTCGTGCGGGAGTCGTGGGAACGCTCCTGGCGCGGTCGCGTCGGGCCGGAGGGGCTCCCGCCGCTCGACCTGCACGAGGACGAACTCGACGCCTATCGCCTGGCCCACCCGCTCGCCTCCGCGATGGACATGATCCGCGCCCTGCTGCTGCCCGGCGACCCCGACGACTCGGGGGTCGTGATCGCCGTGGGGGATCAGGCCGGGCGGCTGCTGTGGATCGAGGGCGATGCCCAGCTGCGGTCCCTCACCGAGGGGATGGGATTCGTCGCCGGTGCGAACTGGGCGGAGGACGCGGTCGGCACCAGCGCCCCGGGCACGGCTCTCGCGCTCGAGCGATCGGTGCAGATCCGCGGCGCCGAGCACTACAACCGTCTCGTGCATCCGTGGTCGTGCTCGGCCGCACCCGTGCGCGATCCGGAGACGCAACGTGTGCTGGGGGTGATCGACATCACCGGCGGGCCGGAGGTGGTCACCCCGCAGGCGCGACTGCTCGTCGATGCGACGGCGCGCGCGGTCGAGTCCGAGCTGCTCGTCGCCCGCCTGCGCGGACGGGCGGAGCCGCCGGCTCGACGGCCGCCGGGCCGGCCGCCGGCCGCACCCACCGCGCGGGCCCGGCTGCACGTCCTCGGCCGCGACCGTGCGCGGTTGGAGACCGCGTCGGCGCACGGGGAGTCGGTGACCGAGCTCAGCGCCCGGCACGCCGCGATCCTCCTGATGCTCGTGGTCCACCGCCAAGGGCTCTCGGCTGATCGTCTGGCGGAACTCGTCTACGGTCCCGGGGTCTCGCCCGACACGTTGCGGCCCGAGATGGTGCGACTGCGCCGGGTGCTCGATCGGGCGGCGCCGGACCTCGTGCCCGAGTCCCGGCCGTATCGTCTCCCCGTCCCGATCGAGACCGATGCGCACGACGTGCTGTCCCTCCTCGACCGCGGTGCCCACCGGGTGGCTCTCACCGCCTACCGCGGCCCCGTGCTGCCGGAGTCGGCGTCGCCCGGCGTCGAGGACTTCCGGGACTCCGTGCGCGCGGCGCTCCGCGAGGTGATGCTGTCGGGGGCGAGTCTCGACGTGCTGCTCGCGTACGCCGACACCCCCGAGGGGAGCGAGGACGCGGAGGTGCTGCGGCTCGCGTTGGAGATGCTGCCGGCGCGCTCGCCGCGTCGAGCCGGCCTCGTCACCCGGATCGAGCGCCTCTCCTGA
- a CDS encoding arsenate reductase ArsC yields the protein MNASHTPSVLFVCVHNAGRSQMAAGFLRELAGDRIEVRSAGSMPAAEINPVAVAAMREVGIDITTEQPKVLTTEAVQASDVVITMGCGDACPFFPGKRYEDWVLDDPAGQGIDAVRPIRDDIRRRIDALVAELL from the coding sequence GTGAACGCATCGCACACCCCCTCCGTCCTCTTCGTCTGCGTGCACAACGCGGGACGCTCGCAGATGGCAGCCGGATTCCTGCGGGAGCTCGCCGGCGACCGCATCGAGGTGCGCTCGGCCGGGTCGATGCCCGCTGCCGAGATCAACCCCGTCGCGGTGGCGGCGATGCGGGAGGTCGGCATCGACATCACGACGGAGCAGCCGAAGGTGCTCACGACCGAGGCCGTGCAAGCGTCGGACGTCGTGATCACGATGGGCTGTGGCGACGCGTGCCCGTTCTTCCCGGGGAAGCGTTACGAGGACTGGGTGCTCGACGACCCCGCCGGCCAGGGGATCGACGCGGTCCGGCCGATCCGTGACGACATCCGCCGCCGGATCGACGCCCTCGTGGCCGAGCTGCTCTGA
- a CDS encoding aldehyde dehydrogenase family protein has protein sequence MTIVEEDVSLAYAAPGQPGAVADYRPRYGHYIGGEFVEPVKGQYFENISPVNGKPFTEVGRGTVEDVDRAVDVAWKAFAGWGKTSPAERSVILNRIADRMEQHLEAIAVAETWENGKPVRETLAADIPLAIDHFRYFAGVLRAQEGGISQLDENTVAYHFHEPLGVVGQIIPWNFPILMAVWKLAPALAAGNCIVIKPAEQTPASILFLFDIIGDLLPAGVVNIVNGFGIEAGAPLAQHKRIRKVAFTGETTTGRLIMQYASQNLIPVTLELGGKSPNVFFEDVARSTSDPFYDKALEGFTMFALNQGEVCTCPSRALIQRSIYDGFLADGLERVQKVVQGNPLDPATMIGAQASNDQLEKILSYIDIGKQGGARLLTGGERADLGGDLSEGFYVQPTVFEGTNDMRIFQEEIFGPVLSVTSFDDFDDAISIANDTLYGLGAGVWSRSGDTAYRAGRAIEAGRVWTNTYHQYPAHAAFGGYKQSGVGRENHKMMLDHYQQTKNLLVSYAEGPMGFF, from the coding sequence ATGACCATCGTCGAAGAAGACGTGTCCCTCGCCTACGCCGCACCCGGGCAGCCCGGAGCGGTCGCGGACTATCGGCCCCGCTACGGCCACTACATCGGCGGCGAGTTCGTCGAACCCGTCAAGGGCCAGTACTTCGAGAACATCAGTCCCGTCAACGGCAAGCCGTTCACCGAGGTCGGCCGCGGCACCGTGGAGGACGTCGATCGCGCCGTGGACGTCGCCTGGAAGGCGTTCGCGGGCTGGGGCAAGACGAGCCCCGCGGAACGCTCCGTGATCCTCAACCGCATCGCCGACCGGATGGAGCAGCACCTCGAGGCGATCGCCGTCGCGGAGACGTGGGAGAACGGCAAGCCGGTGCGGGAGACCCTCGCCGCCGACATCCCCCTCGCGATCGACCACTTCCGCTATTTCGCCGGCGTGCTGCGGGCGCAGGAGGGCGGCATCAGCCAGCTCGACGAGAACACCGTCGCCTATCACTTCCACGAGCCGCTCGGCGTCGTCGGGCAGATCATCCCCTGGAACTTCCCGATCCTCATGGCCGTGTGGAAGCTGGCCCCCGCGCTCGCCGCGGGCAACTGCATCGTCATCAAGCCGGCGGAGCAGACGCCGGCGTCGATCCTGTTCCTGTTCGACATCATCGGCGACCTGCTGCCGGCCGGTGTGGTGAACATCGTCAACGGCTTCGGGATCGAGGCGGGTGCCCCGCTCGCGCAGCACAAGCGCATCCGCAAGGTCGCCTTCACCGGGGAGACCACGACCGGCCGCCTCATCATGCAGTACGCGTCGCAGAACCTCATCCCGGTCACGCTGGAACTCGGCGGCAAGAGCCCGAACGTGTTCTTCGAGGACGTCGCACGCTCCACGAGCGACCCGTTCTACGACAAGGCGCTCGAAGGGTTCACGATGTTCGCACTCAACCAGGGCGAGGTCTGCACGTGCCCGTCGCGGGCGCTCATCCAGCGCTCGATCTATGACGGCTTCCTCGCCGACGGGCTGGAGCGGGTGCAGAAGGTGGTGCAGGGCAACCCGCTCGATCCCGCGACGATGATCGGCGCGCAGGCCTCGAACGATCAGCTGGAGAAGATCCTCAGCTACATCGACATCGGGAAGCAGGGCGGGGCCCGGCTGCTCACGGGAGGCGAGCGCGCCGACCTCGGCGGCGACCTCAGCGAGGGCTTCTACGTGCAGCCGACCGTGTTCGAGGGGACGAACGACATGCGGATCTTCCAGGAGGAGATCTTCGGTCCGGTGCTCTCGGTCACCTCGTTCGACGACTTCGACGACGCGATCTCGATCGCGAACGACACCCTGTACGGCCTGGGCGCCGGCGTGTGGAGTCGCAGCGGGGACACCGCGTACCGCGCAGGCCGGGCGATCGAGGCGGGTCGCGTCTGGACGAACACGTATCACCAGTACCCGGCCCACGCCGCGTTCGGCGGGTACAAGCAGTCGGGCGTCGGGCGGGAGAACCACAAGATGATGCTCGACCACTACCAGCAGACGAAGAACCTCCTCGTCTCGTACGCGGAAGGCCCGATGGGCTTCTTCTGA